CGGCAGAAACAGTGCTTTGCGTTGTTATCTTGTTGCCTGACGAATCCAACAAATAATTTCCCGATGAATCTTTGATCCAGTAACTTGAATAATCACTGATTGATAACACTTTTTGAGGATAATTTCCTGACCAAAGGATAATGATATTCCCTGTATAATTATTACCATTAGCTGGTTTTTCTAAAGTAGTATTTCTTAATTCCCAATTACCTGACATCATTGGAAGCGGATGTTTGTCCTTTATTCCGCTAAAAGTATGCAAATATGTCCAATAACCGATTGTTCCTTCTATCCCGATATAAAACCCGCCGCCGTTTTGGTCCCAATCAATTATAAAAATATTGCCACTTTCTACTGCTTTTATGCTTTCACCTTCACTACCGGCATAATCTATCCCATAGTGGAACCAAGAATTAGCAACATTCCTCGGCCCATAATCCGATATTATTGACCAGTTTCCTGGAGGGTTTAAGTTTTGTCCGAAAACTATGGAACATATGAATATGCTTAATGATATAATTACTATTTTCTTAAGCATACTAATCTCCGATATACTGCTTTAAATCAATTACAAAAGAGCTTTTATCTTTAATGTCGTCTACTATCACTTTCCCATTGTTAGAAAATCCATTAATAGGAATTGTTAATCTTTTTCCCGGATTCCAAGATTTTCCATTCTCAAGATTATAAAATATTGTTGATGTTGGATTTCCCGCAACTCTTAATGCAAGATATTTCCCATTTGGTGACATCACAGGCTCAGAACCCCAGGGCACATTTAAAAGCAAATCGCCTTTTTTATTATATATATGTGCCGTATATGTAGTTTCAGCTAATCCGACAGGGACATATATTATTTCGCCATTATCAGAAAATTTTGCATCCCCGCAGCTTACTCCTTCCGGCATCTGCTTTTCCCATAAAAGAACACCGTTTGCATCATAAAACTCAAGTTTGCATGTACTTACTCTGTCATAGTAAAGTTGTTCATTCCCCTTTTCATCTATATCCGCAGAAAACCCGGTAAATATTGATAATAAAGCATATTGTTTATCATTGCTGGTTATAACTGCTTTTTCAGTCAAATATTTGCTTTTTATTATTTTTTCTTCAGTTTTTCTTGGAATTATTTTTGAATCAGTTTCAAGGCTTATTGTCTTAAATGTTTTGCCGTTTGTATCATGAAACTCTAGTCTTGGATTTAGCGGCTCAAAATCTGCTGATTCACCTTTGTTTAATTTCCTACTGCGCACCTGCTCTTCATAAATTTTGTCCGCCTCCTGCCTTGTCTTTACCGGTATGTTGCTTATTACTTTACCGTCGGCATTATTATCCCTTATAACTATAGCCCCTTCATCCCGCAATACTTCAATACTTGCTCCCCAAACTGAAATCCCTAATAGCTGAAAACATAAAATACTTGAAAATAGAATTAGATTTGTCCTGTTCATGTGTTATACCCTCCAATGCGGATTTTAAATAAAGTATTACGATTAATCGACAAAGTTCTTTTTGTTATTTATGAAGTGGTTGAAAGAGAAATGGATGCTTTATTTTGTCCGTTAGCGTCTAATATGCCTATTTCACAGAATACTATTTATTATGTATAGGTGACATATCCCTTAATTTTTTTACTATGGGAGGCAGGACTTCAAGGACATAATCAATATCTTCTCCGGTGTTGTCTTTGCCGAGGCTGAAACGTACGGCTCCCTGAGCGCAGGTAGGTTCAACGCCCATGGCAGTTAAAACGTGCGACGGTTCCGTCGAACCTGATGCACAGGCAGAACCTCCTGAAACAGCGATGCCTTTCAGGTCAAGGTTAAGTATAATACTCTCACTTTCAATGTAGTTAAAAGAAACGTCGAGGGTATTAGGAAGCCTAAGGGTTGGGTGCCCATTAAGAGAAATGTCAGCTATCGTGTTTTTTAACCCGTTCCACAATTTGTCCCTTAACAAGGAAAGCTTTTTATTTTCTTTTTCCAGGTCTTTTGAAAGGACCTCGACG
This Candidatus Liberimonas magnetica DNA region includes the following protein-coding sequences:
- a CDS encoding M23 family metallopeptidase yields the protein MLKKIVIISLSIFICSIVFGQNLNPPGNWSIISDYGPRNVANSWFHYGIDYAGSEGESIKAVESGNIFIIDWDQNGGGFYIGIEGTIGYWTYLHTFSGIKDKHPLPMMSGNWELRNTTLEKPANGNNYTGNIIILWSGNYPQKVLSISDYSSYWIKDSSGNYLLDSSGNKITTQSTVSA